The Streptomyces sp. NBC_00286 nucleotide sequence TGACCGCGCCGTCTCCAACTCGACGTCCCGGCCGACAATGCCCTGACCCAGCAACCGACCGTCCTTGTAAGGCAGTTGACCCGAGATGTAGATGCTGGAGCCCACGGTCCGATGGTGCACGTAGTACGGGTTGTCACGGAGCTCGGGAAGGGCCAGACCCAAGGCCTGGAGCCGATCGGAAGCCGAGTCGGTGTTCGTTGCCGAAGTCACGGACTGGCTCATCGCGCAGCCTCCGCAGACAGAGCAGGGCACAAACGCTCGCAGTTGGCCGCGAGAACCTGCTTCGCATGAATTTTGATCATCTGTACTCGGACTCCCCTCGAGTAGCAGTGGCGACAAAGCGCCGTATAGTGCCTCAAAAGCGCCAGTCGATTGTCGTTTGTCGACCATAAGAGGGCCTGTCGAGCACTGTCAATACAAGCTTCAGTCTCGAATGCGACCTCGGGGCACCTCGTGCGGCTCGCCCCACGGTTACTCGAAGCGACGGTCGACGTCGCGGCCTGCGGCCGCCCGGGCGACCGCAGGCTCACCGGTCTCATCCGGGCAGTGCGCTCCGCCCACGCCGCAGTCGACGTCCTGGACGCCCGGCGACTGATCCGTCATCGCCCGCCCCTACGACATCTTGTCGTCCGCGGTCGTGCCTCCAGCATGGCGCACCGAGCCGTAGCCACGACTGAGGCCCCGGAAGCCGTCCTTGACTTCTCGGCATTGGTCCACAACGCCACGGGCGAGCGGGCTTGGACACTTCACGCAGGCGGCATGGCCTCAGGCATGCCGGGGAGCGCGTTCCCCTGCATCTCCCGTCTGCGCCCCCAGCCCCATGGGGAAATGGGCGGCCAGTTCCTGGCGGAACGCGTCGGTGTCGCCTTCCAGGGCAACCGCGGCCAACCTCTCGTGCTCGACGACCAATTGATGCGGGTCGTCGCTGTAAGTGCGGTGATCGACGCTGAGGTGGAGGCGCAGCTTGGTCTCCCAGCCGTTCCAGAGACTCTGCAGGACGCCGTGCCCCGACAGATCGTAGAAGAGCCTGTGGAACCGAAGGTGCGCGTCGATGCTGGCCGGGATGTCGTCCTTCTCCATCGCCCGGCGGAGATCCTCGACGGTTTGCAGGAGCCGGGGCCGCTCAGGACCGCGCAGTGCTTCGGCCGAGAGCTCGGCGGCGTACGGCTCGACACGTAGCCGGACCGAGTCGATCTCGGCGACCTCACGAGCGCTCACCTCTACGACGAACGCCCCACGGTAGGGGATCTTGACGACGAGCCCTTCTTCCTCCAGCTTCGTCAGCGCCTCGCGCAGCGGGGACCGGCTGATCCCGAGGTCCCCGGCGATGTGTGCCTCACGCAGCTGGCCACCAGGAGGTACGGTCCCATCGAGGATGGCGGCACGCAGTGTGCGGTAGACGCCGTCCGGCGTCGTTGTCCGCTGTTCCTGCCACTCGAACTTGTGGTCCACCCGTTGCCCTCTCTCGGTGCTCGTCGACCACTTGGTCGTTTGTCGACTATACCTCCGCACCTTCCGCCAGTTGTTGACACTCAATCCCTTCTGGTCGACAATCGACCAGCAGATGGTCGATTGTCGACCAAGCGAAGGCTGCTCCGCTGAAGCACTAGGAGGACCAGTGGTATTCGAAGTCAAGCCCAAGTTCGTGGCGTTCGACATGAACGGAACGCTGATCAAGTTCAGCATCAACGACGCGATGCGTGAGGTCCTGGGCGACCGGCTGCCGGCCGAGGTCGCCGATGACTACCTGCGGATCTGCAAGACGTACCGGATCGACGAGTGCACGGGCGCGTACCAGCCGTTCCACCAGGTCGTCGCCCGCTCCATGGAACGCACCTCGCGCAAGGTCGGTCTCGAGTACCGCGAGGAGGACGCGCGGGCGGTGTACGAGACCATCCCCACCTGGGGCCCGTACCCCGGTGTCACCGAGGCGCTGAACCGCCTGGCCGAGGAGGTCCCGCTGGTCATCATCACGAACAGCGACACCGCGCACGCCGTGCGCCTCGCGGAGAACCTGAAGGCCCCGTT carries:
- a CDS encoding GntR family transcriptional regulator, which produces MDHKFEWQEQRTTTPDGVYRTLRAAILDGTVPPGGQLREAHIAGDLGISRSPLREALTKLEEEGLVVKIPYRGAFVVEVSAREVAEIDSVRLRVEPYAAELSAEALRGPERPRLLQTVEDLRRAMEKDDIPASIDAHLRFHRLFYDLSGHGVLQSLWNGWETKLRLHLSVDHRTYSDDPHQLVVEHERLAAVALEGDTDAFRQELAAHFPMGLGAQTGDAGERAPRHA
- a CDS encoding haloacid dehalogenase type II, with protein sequence MVFEVKPKFVAFDMNGTLIKFSINDAMREVLGDRLPAEVADDYLRICKTYRIDECTGAYQPFHQVVARSMERTSRKVGLEYREEDARAVYETIPTWGPYPGVTEALNRLAEEVPLVIITNSDTAHAVRLAENLKAPFEVVISAEEMGVYKPRLGAFDYMFDKLGVTPDELVHVSASPAYDLRSAAIMGIKNKVYMDRGWEHDEHWLGYERITDIADLPVLFGLPRP